A section of the Parasteatoda tepidariorum isolate YZ-2023 chromosome 6, CAS_Ptep_4.0, whole genome shotgun sequence genome encodes:
- the LOC107448915 gene encoding large ribosomal subunit protein bL9m, with product MNICRISRSSTFKLCKKEITSQPLIFYRNTWIVKRKYTPPLSRLNAERPRVLKGKHFIYETIENTDDTPPPDLHLVLTTFVEGIGDVGDIISVMPEYARNDLLLPRKAVYATPENIGKYSMKKKSREERPKFSSIHAATIIRSLSKIVIPVFMNSENPWTITKSHLHIAFRKEGFFIPHDAIELPSSSVEGPDLAMEGRDFAVTVTINNTEKVLVRCRVFYIKKGMETAILSEEDYLEKNEPILAEQKELLQSMPMPEIVDDPSSSVSLIEKYRIKYIE from the exons ATGAATATATGCCGCATAAGTAGATCATCTACTTTTAAACTGTGCAAAAAAGAGATAACTTCTCAACCTCTTATATTCTATCGA aatacttggatagtaaaaagaaaatacacgCCACCGCTTTCGAGGCTAAACGCTGAAAGACCTCGCGTCTTGaagggaaaacattttatttatgaaactatTGAAAATACTGATGATACACCACCTCCTGATCTACACCTTGTTCTCACAACTTTTGTAGAAG GTATTGGAGATGTAGGAGATATTATCTCTGTAATGCCAGAATATGCTCGTAATGATTTGCTTTTACCAAGAAAAGCAGTGTATGCTACTCCTGAGAATATaggaaaatattcaatgaagAAGAAG agtaGAGAAGAAAGACCAAAATTCAGTTCTATTCATGCTGCTACA ATTATTAGAAGTTTGAGTAAGATAGTTATACCTGTATTTATGAATTCTGAAAATCCTTGGACTATCACAAAGAGTCATCTTCACATAGCTTTTCGCAAAGaa GGTTTTTTTATTCCACATGATGCCATAGAACTGCCTTCAAGTTCTGTCGAAGGACCAGACCTTGCAATGGAAGGTAGAGATTTTGCAGTGACAGTTACG ATTAACAACACAGAAAAAGTGCTGGTGCGCTGCAGAGTTTTCTACATCAAGAAAGGGATGGAAACTGCTATATTGAGTGAAGAAgactatttagaaaaaaatgagccCATTCTAGCAGAACAAAAAGAACTTTTACAATCAATGCCTATGCCAGAAATTGTAGATGATCCTTCTTCCTCTGTATCACTCATTGAAAAATATcgcattaaatatattgaataa